From a single Aspergillus puulaauensis MK2 DNA, chromosome 2, nearly complete sequence genomic region:
- a CDS encoding glycerate kinase family protein (COG:G;~EggNog:ENOG410PMJM;~InterPro:IPR018197,IPR036129,IPR018193,IPR004381;~PFAM:PF02595;~antiSMASH:Cluster_2.11;~go_function: GO:0008887 - glycerate kinase activity [Evidence IEA];~go_process: GO:0031388 - organic acid phosphorylation [Evidence IEA]) produces the protein MNILVCPSGFKGSISPEIAADCIEAGILRAMPSAHIRKVPLADGGEGFAQALVAATGGTMRSHRVIGPLGTPTDSFYGILGNTPPFETKTAVIEMAAAAGLSLIPKACRNPCVTTTYGVGELIAAALDEGVERIIIGCGDSGTSDGGAGMLQGLGARLIDRNGQDLPRAGGGQSLVSLAGVDFSKMHPGLSTVSIEAVCNWKNVLCGPEGVARVYGPQKGASPAQTEVLAAALETYAVVIHRTLGIKISDMPGSGASGGLGAGLLLIQATLRPRYDALTEYFHLEDIFKDSELVFTAEGMIDDQTPRGKIPAEVALRTQERGIPLIALAGTVGRGSRVNYAAGVDAFASILQRPLTLEEAMEETEQLLAEAAEGAMRMVLVGRRL, from the coding sequence ATGAATATCCTCGTCTGCCCCTCCGGCTTCAAGGGGAGCATCAGCCCCGAGATCGCCGCCGACTGCATCGAAGCAGGAATCCTCCGAGCCATGCCCTCAGCCCATATCCGCAAGGTGCCTCTCGCAGACGGCGGAGAGGGATTTGCTCAGGCCCTCGTCGCTGCAACGGGTGGAACAATGCGTAGCCACCGCGTTATTGGCCCATTGGGCACACCTACCGATTCGTTCTATGGGATCCTGGGAAACACACCCCCATTCGAGACCAAGACCGCTGTCATCGAGATGGCTGCGGCAGCCGGACTCAGCCTGATTCCTAAAGCCTGTCGCAACCCATGCGTGACTACCACGTATGGTGTGGGCGAGCTGATTGCCGCTGCCCTTGATGAAGGCGTTGAACGGATTATCATCGGCTGCGGCGACTCAGGGACCAGCGATGGGGGTGCAGGGATGCTGCAAGGTCTAGGGGCGAGACTCATAGATCGTAACGGGCAAGACCTCCCCCGAGCAGGCGGAGGGCAGTCTCTTGTATCACTTGCCGGGGTTGACTTTTCCAAGATGCATCCTGGGCTGAGCACGGTCTCAATCGAGGCTGTCTGTAACTGGAAGAACGTCCTGTGTGGACCTGAAGGGGTGGCCCGTGTGTATGGGCCTCAGAAGGGCGCATCCCCTGCGCAGACGGAGGTTCTGGCAGCTGCATTGGAAACGTATGCGGTTGTCATTCATCGCACACTTGGGATTAAGATATCTGACATGCCAGGAAGCGGTGCTTCCGGCGGACTAGGGGCAGggctcctcctcatccaggccACGCTGCGTCCGAGATACGACGCCTTGACTGAGTACTTCCACCTGGAAGATATTTTCAAAGACTCCGAGCTGGTCTTCACGGCTGAGGGGATGATTGATGACCAGACGCCGAGGGGGAAGATTCCAGCAGAGGTGGCTCTGCGCACGCAGGAACGGGGAATCCCTCTTATCGCCCTGGCTGGCACAGTTGGTCGGGGTTCACGGGTGAATTATGCAGCAGGAGTCGATGCATTTGCATCTATTTTACAGCGACCGTTGACGTTggaggaggcgatggaggaaACTGAGCAGTTGCTGGCGGAGGCAGCAGAGGGCGCGATGCGAATGGTGCTTGTAGGACGGCGTCTGTAG
- the eglD gene encoding putative endoglucanase (CAZy:AA9;~COG:G;~EggNog:ENOG410PM9F;~InterPro:IPR000254,IPR035971,IPR005103;~PFAM:PF00734,PF03443;~SECRETED:SignalP(1-18);~antiSMASH:Cluster_2.11;~go_component: GO:0005576 - extracellular region [Evidence IEA];~go_function: GO:0030248 - cellulose binding [Evidence IEA];~go_process: GO:0005975 - carbohydrate metabolic process [Evidence IEA]): protein MKTFGLLALAASARLVSAHATVMAAWVNDKDQGLGNTDDGYIRSPPSNSPITDVTSKDLTCNVGGDSAASKYIKAAGGDKLTFEWHHNSRDASDDIIDLSHKGPVLVYMAPTEAGSGGSGWVKIAEDGYADGTWAVETLVENKGKHSVTIPDVPAGKYLFRPEIIALHEGSREGGAQFYMECVQVEVTSSGSKTLPEGVSIPGAYKANDEGVQFDIYGQFDSYPIPGPAVWDGASGSSSGSGSGSGSSSPKEASATSSAAPTSSATAPAATTTVPTIPTAAPTFTTSVRPTSSVPPSSTTAPAQPTGSSGAGGAGQLYGQCGGLNFKKAAGCAAGLTCKEFNPYYHQCVKA from the coding sequence ATGAAGACTTTCGGACTTCTCGCTCTGGCAGCGAGCGCTAGACTCGTCTCCGCCCACGCCACCGTCATGGCCGCCTGGGTCAACGACAAAGACCAGGGCCTGGGCAACACCGACGACGGCTACATTCGTTCTCCCCCCAGCAACTCCCCCATCACCGACGTGACCTCTAAGGACTTGACCTGCAACGTCGGCGGCgactccgcagcctccaagTACATCAAGGCCGCTGGCGGCGACAAGCTCACCTTCGAATGGCACCACAACAGCCGCGACGCCAgcgacgacatcatcgaTCTGTCCCACAAGGGCCCCGTGCTCGTCTACATGGCTCCCACCGAAGCTGGCTCCGGTGGCAGCGGCTGGGTCAAGATCGCCGAGGACGGTTACGCCGACGGCACCTGGGCCGTCGAGACCCTCGTCGAGAACAAGGGCAAGCACTCCGTGACCATCCCCGACGTCCCCGCTGGCAAATACCTGTTCCGTCCTGAGATCATTGCCCTGCACGAGGGCAGCCGCGAGGGCGGTGCCCAGTTCTATATGGAGTGTGTCCAGGTCGAGGTCACCTCCTCTGGCTCCAAGACGCTCCCTGAGGGTGTCTCCATCCCCGGTGCCTACAAGGCCAACGACGAGGGCGTCCAATTCGACATCTACGGCCAGTTCGACAGCTACCCCATCCCCGGCCCTGCCGTCTGGGACGGTGCCTCTGGCTctagctctggctctggctctggctctggctcctCCAGCCCTAAGGAAGCCTCTGCTACCTCCAGCGCGGCCCCTACTTCGTCTGCCActgctcctgctgcaacCACTACCGTCCCTACCATCCCGACTGCCGCCCCTACCTTCACCACCAGCGTGAGACCTACTTCTTCCGTCCCTCCTAGCTCCACCACTGCCCCTGCTCAGCCCACTGGCTCTagcggtgctggtggcgcCGGCCAGCTGTATGGCCAGTGCGGTGGACTGAActtcaagaaggctgctggctgTGCTGCTGGTCTTACCTGCAAGGAGTTCAACCCTTACTACCACCAGTGTGTCAAGGCGTAA
- a CDS encoding cytochrome P450 (COG:Q;~EggNog:ENOG410PG34;~InterPro:IPR001128,IPR017972,IPR002401,IPR036396;~PFAM:PF00067;~SMCOG1034:cytochrome P450;~antiSMASH:Cluster_2.11;~go_function: GO:0005506 - iron ion binding [Evidence IEA];~go_function: GO:0016705 - oxidoreductase activity, acting on paired donors, with incorporation or reduction of molecular oxygen [Evidence IEA];~go_function: GO:0020037 - heme binding [Evidence IEA];~go_process: GO:0055114 - oxidation-reduction process [Evidence IEA]), giving the protein MQPYSDTFRAYRKAMHRVLGTKNSVAQFNDLQEVEVRRFLLRVLESPTDLNQHIRTETGAVILKIAYGYNINPRGRDPLVELANKALENFAVAATPGAWVVDTVPFLRYIPAWFPGAGFKRTAASWRDNLVETTEKPYRLVLQQMEQGTYPASFLSKLLEEAQGRQLTPKEEQVIKFSTASLYAGGVDTTVSTISCFFLAMALYPAVQKKAQEELDRVIGPNKLPTFADRAKLPYIEAVVNESLRWHPVAPMGIPHMCTEDDAYEGYLIPKGSLVLPNIWTFTHDPSIYPNPTTFNPDRFLAPNAQPDPHNLTFGFGRRACPGKILADATVFLTIAKSLAVFDISVAGDGSADAAFLPGVISHPVPYKLDIIPRSLDHEEVIRAVEREVPWEEGGGGDIDGIVW; this is encoded by the exons ATGCAGCCATACTCTGATACATTCCGAGCCTACCGCAAGGCCATGCACCGCGTGCTAGGGACCAAGAACTCCGTTGCACAGTTCAATGATCTCCAAGAGGTCGAGGTGCGCAGGTTCCTGCTCCGTGTTCTGGAGAGTCCGACCGATTTGAATCAGCATATTAGGAC CGAGACCGGGGCTGTTATTCTGAAGATCGCATATGGGTATAACATTAACCCGCGCGGTCGAGACCCTCTCGTTGAACTTGCGAATAAGGCTTTGGAGAATTTCGCTGTTGCGGCTACCCCGGGGGCTTGGGTTGTTGATACTGTCCCGTTTT TGAGATATATACCAGCCTGGTTCCCAGGGGCAGGATTCAAGCGCACTGCTGCGTCCTGGAGGGATAATTTAGTTGAAACAACCGAGAAACCGTACCGTCTCGTCCTTCAACAGATGGAGCAAGGCACGTATCCAGCCTCATTCCTATCCAAGCTGCTAGAGGAAGCACAAGGCCGCCAACTCACCCCGAAGGAGGAGCAAGTCATAAAGTTCTCCACGGCGTCTCTGTACGCTGGTGGTGTCGATACA ACCGTCTCTACCAtatcctgcttcttccttgcaATGGCTCTGTACCCAGCCGTCCAGAAAAAGGCACAGGAAGAACTCGACCGTGTCATTGGACCAAATAAACTTCCAACTTTCGCCGACCGGGCTAAACTGCCTTATATCGAAGCTGTCGTCAACGAGTCTCTCCGGTGGCATCCCGTCGCCCCAATGGGCATCCCGCATATGTgcaccgaggatgatgctTATGAGGGATACCTCATACCTAAGGGCTCTTTGGTTCTGCCTAATATATG GACATTCACACACGACCCATCCATCTACCCAAACCCCACAACATTCAACCCAGACCGATTCCTCGCTCCCAACGCACAGCCAGACCCGCACAATCTGACATTCGGGTTCGGGCGCAGAGCGTGTCCGGGTAAGATTCTGGCTGACGCGACGGTGTTCTTGACGATTGCGAAATCGCTGGCTGTGTTTGATATTTCGGTTGCGGGGGACGGGAGTGCGGATGCGGCGTTTTTGCCGGGGGTTATTAGCCACCCCGTGCCGTATAAGTTGGATATTATTCCTAGGAGTCTGGATCATGAGGAGGTCATTAGGGCtgtggagagggaggttccctgggaggaggggggtgggGGGGATATTGATGGGATTGTATGGTAG
- a CDS encoding uncharacterized protein (COG:Q;~EggNog:ENOG410PG34;~InterPro:IPR001128,IPR036396;~antiSMASH:Cluster_2.11;~go_function: GO:0005506 - iron ion binding [Evidence IEA];~go_function: GO:0016705 - oxidoreductase activity, acting on paired donors, with incorporation or reduction of molecular oxygen [Evidence IEA];~go_function: GO:0020037 - heme binding [Evidence IEA];~go_process: GO:0055114 - oxidation-reduction process [Evidence IEA]), which yields MAVLSILLSTAVGFALLYLIKHVFYNKKPIAPLPPGPPPKPIIGNLADLPSPGQQDWVHWLKLKDTYGPISSITVLGQTIVIINDARIAFDLLDKRSNIYSSRPRMIFAGEMYSTAFHY from the exons ATGGCCGTCTTAAGCATCCTCCTCAGCACCGCAGTCGGATTCGCCCtgctatatttaattaagcacgtcttttataataaaaagcCAATTGCCCCTCTACCCCCAGGCCCTCCACCGAAGCCGATCATTGGTAATCTCGCAGACCTTCCGTCTCCAGGACAGCAGGACTGGGTCCACTGGTTGAAGCTCAAGGATACCTATG GTCCAATAAGCTCTATCACCGTGCTGGGCCAGAcaatcgtcatcatcaacgaTGCGCGGATCGCATTTGATCTCCTGGATAAACGGTCCAATATATACTCCTCCCGACCGAGGATGATCTTTGCTGGTGAAATGTATTCCACTGCTTTCCACTATTGA
- a CDS encoding uncharacterized protein (InterPro:IPR002110,IPR036770;~antiSMASH:Cluster_2.11;~go_function: GO:0005515 - protein binding [Evidence IEA]) — translation MGFEDLPTELILQIAESAPTPRTLRTMALLNRRCYKIIARHLVEFNIKYHKGVGLVHAAKKGNLRAVELFLDAGADPNTAPVYTTKNVDFCLWGVSYIYGSLDVLDLPLFLAVKNKHKMTALYLLQRGANPDIRSWKGNPHVADLAEFAGDYVLATLLRVLRDSKAEVDIDWREYRYRRTGFPPVPLT, via the coding sequence ATGGGGTTTGAAGACCTCCCAACCGAACTGATCCTGCAAATCGCAGAGTCCGCTCCCACCCCTCGAACCCTCCGCACGATGGCCCTCCTCAACCGCCGCTGCTACAAGATCATCGCTCGCCATCTGGTCGAATTCAACATCAAATACCACAAAGGCGTCGGGCTCGTGCACGCCGCCAAAAAGGGCAATCTGCGCGCcgtcgagctcttcctcgacgcgGGGGCCGACCCTAACACCGCGCCCGTCTACACCACCAAGAACGTCGACTTTTGTCTCTGGGGCGTCTCGTACATTTACGGCAGTCTGGACGTCCTCGACCTGCCGTTGTTTCTTGCCGTCAAGAATAAACACAAGATGACGGCGCTGTATTTGCTCCAGCGCGGGGCGAATCCTGATATCCGCAGCTGGAAGGGCAATCCCCATGTCGCTGACCTTGCTGAGTTCGCTGGAGACTACGTCCTTGCGACTCTGCTGCGTGTGCTGAGGGACTCGAAGGCGGAAGTGGACATCGACTGGCGCGAGTATAGATATCGGCGTACTGGCTTTCCACCAGTTCCGTTGACTTAG